The genomic DNA ACTCCTGCGCCAGCATCGTCTTGGTCATCATATTGCCAAAGTTCGGGCCTGCGGCGATGCGCAACGCCATCTCGCGCGCGGCGCGGTCAAGATCCTCGGCGGGCACCAGCTTGTTGTGAAAGCCCCATGCGTGGCCTTCATCCGCGCTCATTGAGCGGCCGGTATAAAGCAGCTCTGCGGCGCGGCCCTGACCGATGATACGCGGCAGGATGGCACAAGCGCCCATGTCACAGCCCGCAAGGCCCACACGGGTAAACAGAAACGCAGTCTTGGCTTCGGGTGTGGCAATGCGCAGATCAGAGGCCATGGCGATAATCGCCCCCGCACCCACGCAAACCCCGTCGATGGCCGCAATGACGGGCTTGCCGCAATTGATGATCGCCTTGACCAGATCGCCGGTCATGCGAGTGAAGGACAGCAGCTCTTTCATGCTCATTCTTGTCAGCGGGCCGATGATGTCATGCACATCCCCGCCCGAACTGAAATTGCCACCGTTGGACGCGAAAACTACGGCATCCACGTCATCGGAATAATGCAGGTCGCGGAACCAATCGCGCAGTTCGGCATAGCTGTCAAAGGTCAGCGGGTTTTTCCGGTCGGGGCGGTCCAGCGCGACCGTTGCAATACGGTCCGCGATATCAAGTTTGAAGTGCTTGGGTTCGGTGTTCATGTCTTGTCCTTTATGGCGGTCGCGCGCGCAGCGGTGAGCAATTGAAGCGCAACGCTGCAGTTATCCTTGTCTAGCCCGCCGAGCAGCTCTGCGACCCATGCTTCATGGGCAGTAGCCTGTTTTTTGAATTCGGTGCGCCCTTTGGCTGTCAGCCGTGCGCGCGCGGCGCGGCGATCTCCGGGTACGGCCTCTCGCAGGATCAGCCCGTCTGTTGTCAGCCGGTCCACGATGCCCGTCACATTGCCGTTCGATACCATCAGCAGACGGCTTAGCTCACTCATTTTTAGGCCGTTTTTGCGGCGATAAAGCGCTGACATCACGTCAAAGCGGGGCAGGGTTGTGGCAAACTGCGTGCGCAATCTTTCGCGCAATTCGGCCTGCACCGCCTTGTCGACCTTGAGCAGCTGTAACCAGACTCTGAGCAGCTGCTTGGAGTCACTCTGGGGCGGGGCGACAGGGCGTAACGTCGGTTCTGAATTCATACCTCGCCCCCCGACAGGGCCAGCGCGTGGCCATTGACGCTGATTGCGGACTCGCTGCACAGCCACAGGGCGGCGCCCGCAACTTCGGATGTTTGCACAAAGCGTTTTTGCGGATTTCCGGTCAACAGCGAGGCGCGCGCCTCATCCTCGGACATACCGGTGCTGGCGATAATTTTCTCTATGGATTTCTCTAGCAAGGGTGTTTCGATAAATCCGGGGCAAATCGCGTTGACGGTGATGTTTTTCGGTCCAAGCTCCAACGCCAGCGCGCGGGTCAGCCCGACAACGCCATGTTTTGCCGCGCAATAGTGGCTGACATAGGAATAGCCCTTCATGCCGGCGGTTGAGGCCACGGCAATCATGCGCCCGCTGCGCCGTTCCAACATGTCGGGCAAGGTGGCCTGCCACAGGTTGAACACCCCCGCCAGATTGACATCGAGCGAGGATTGAAACGCCGCCAGCGTCATTTTGG from Pseudorhodobacter turbinis includes the following:
- a CDS encoding SDR family NAD(P)-dependent oxidoreductase encodes the protein MTTAPSQPMQMDHVVITGGGTGVGAEIAVAFAELGARVTVLGRRAEPLQAVADQTGALALTADVTDRASLDAALDRARATHGPVSIAIANAGSADSVPFAKMTLAAFQSSLDVNLAGVFNLWQATLPDMLERRSGRMIAVASTAGMKGYSYVSHYCAAKHGVVGLTRALALELGPKNITVNAICPGFIETPLLEKSIEKIIASTGMSEDEARASLLTGNPQKRFVQTSEVAGAALWLCSESAISVNGHALALSGGEV
- a CDS encoding MarR family winged helix-turn-helix transcriptional regulator is translated as MNSEPTLRPVAPPQSDSKQLLRVWLQLLKVDKAVQAELRERLRTQFATTLPRFDVMSALYRRKNGLKMSELSRLLMVSNGNVTGIVDRLTTDGLILREAVPGDRRAARARLTAKGRTEFKKQATAHEAWVAELLGGLDKDNCSVALQLLTAARATAIKDKT
- a CDS encoding enoyl-CoA hydratase family protein; translation: MNTEPKHFKLDIADRIATVALDRPDRKNPLTFDSYAELRDWFRDLHYSDDVDAVVFASNGGNFSSGGDVHDIIGPLTRMSMKELLSFTRMTGDLVKAIINCGKPVIAAIDGVCVGAGAIIAMASDLRIATPEAKTAFLFTRVGLAGCDMGACAILPRIIGQGRAAELLYTGRSMSADEGHAWGFHNKLVPAEDLDRAAREMALRIAAGPNFGNMMTKTMLAQEWSMSIEQAIEAEAQAQAICMKTADFERAYNAFVAKERPVFEGN